One window of the Candidatus Goldiibacteriota bacterium HGW-Goldbacteria-1 genome contains the following:
- a CDS encoding tRNA adenosine(34) deaminase TadA, translating into MKQHEYYMKEALKEAAKAAKKDEVPVGAVIVSSGKIIARGHNLIRSKKDPSAHAEMIAIKKAAKKMDNERLNGCTLYVTLEPCSMCAGAIVLSRINLVIYGTKDPKTGACGSMTSLLQHEKHNHKVNVECGVLEEACGDILKSFFKGKRLSKNK; encoded by the coding sequence ATGAAACAGCATGAGTATTATATGAAAGAGGCGCTGAAAGAAGCGGCAAAAGCCGCAAAAAAAGATGAAGTCCCGGTGGGAGCCGTCATAGTATCCAGCGGTAAAATAATCGCCCGCGGACATAACCTTATCCGTTCAAAAAAGGATCCGTCCGCTCACGCTGAAATGATTGCGATAAAAAAAGCCGCAAAAAAAATGGACAACGAAAGGTTGAACGGGTGTACCTTGTATGTCACTTTAGAACCATGCAGCATGTGTGCCGGGGCTATTGTCCTTTCAAGGATAAATCTTGTTATTTATGGAACAAAAGACCCCAAGACAGGCGCTTGTGGAAGCATGACAAGCCTGCTGCAGCATGAAAAGCATAATCATAAAGTAAACGTGGAATGCGGAGTGCTTGAAGAAGCGTGTGGTGATATTTTAAAGAGTTTTTTTAAAGGGAAAAGATTAAGTAAGAATAAATAA
- a CDS encoding competence/damage-inducible protein A has protein sequence MTCILACGKGEGNDKVNAEIITCGTELLLGQIEDTNSSYISRKFAEAGINVYFRTTAGDNAGRLVLAIKAALQRADAVIITGGLGPTVDDITRDAVSQCTGRKIVIHEDILLNLNEFFKKRGIKMADSNKLQAGIPENSEIIKNDRGTAPGFILEHEGKTIACMPGVPYEMKPMVTDAIIPYLIKKSGEQASVIKYVSLKIAGMAESAVNDLIKDMFESYVNPSIGILAHHTEIELRITAKAANISEADKMLDKVKLEIKKRLGENLYGENEETLCGVLVNALKNKKITISTAESCTSGIIASKLTQTAGASSYYIGGINSYSNEVKTDILGVDPYIIQDYGAVSQECACEMALKCAELFKTDCAISVTGIAGPGGGTPEKPVGLVYIGINYKGAIIVNRFVFSGSREIVRQRAAVMALFEMLKTINRGGAPI, from the coding sequence ATCACTTGTATCCTCGCTTGCGGGAAAGGCGAAGGAAACGATAAAGTGAACGCGGAAATAATCACCTGCGGAACAGAACTTCTGCTGGGGCAGATAGAGGACACAAATTCCTCTTACATCAGCAGAAAATTTGCCGAAGCGGGGATAAACGTATACTTCAGGACAACGGCCGGCGACAACGCCGGCCGTCTTGTTTTGGCCATTAAAGCCGCTTTGCAGCGCGCCGATGCAGTCATTATAACCGGCGGGCTTGGCCCCACTGTGGACGACATTACCCGTGACGCTGTGTCGCAGTGCACGGGAAGAAAAATAGTTATTCATGAAGACATACTTTTAAACCTGAATGAATTCTTTAAAAAACGCGGTATCAAGATGGCAGATTCCAACAAGTTACAGGCGGGCATTCCTGAAAACTCGGAAATTATTAAAAATGACAGGGGCACCGCACCGGGCTTCATACTGGAACATGAAGGTAAAACAATTGCCTGCATGCCCGGCGTGCCGTATGAAATGAAACCGATGGTGACAGATGCAATAATACCTTATCTGATAAAAAAAAGCGGGGAACAGGCGTCTGTTATAAAATATGTTTCGCTTAAAATAGCAGGAATGGCGGAATCCGCCGTAAATGACCTTATAAAAGATATGTTTGAGTCGTATGTAAATCCTTCCATAGGAATACTTGCTCACCATACAGAAATAGAATTAAGGATAACCGCTAAAGCGGCAAATATATCCGAAGCTGATAAAATGCTGGATAAGGTAAAACTGGAAATTAAAAAAAGGCTGGGCGAAAATCTGTACGGTGAAAATGAAGAAACACTTTGTGGCGTGCTGGTAAATGCGCTTAAAAATAAAAAAATTACCATATCAACCGCGGAATCCTGCACTTCGGGAATTATAGCGTCAAAACTTACCCAAACAGCAGGGGCTTCTTCATATTATATAGGCGGGATAAATTCTTATTCAAATGAAGTTAAAACAGATATACTTGGAGTAGACCCTTATATAATACAGGATTATGGCGCTGTGTCGCAGGAATGCGCGTGCGAAATGGCTTTAAAGTGCGCGGAGCTTTTCAAAACAGACTGCGCCATATCGGTTACAGGGATAGCAGGACCGGGCGGCGGCACGCCGGAAAAACCTGTGGGGCTTGTGTATATCGGGATTAATTATAAGGGCGCGATTATTGTAAACAGGTTTGTTTTTTCAGGAAGCCGTGAAATCGTAAGGCAAAGGGCTGCTGTAATGGCATTGTTTGAAATGTTAAAAACAATAAACCGGGGCGGGGCACCAATTTGA
- a CDS encoding penicillin-binding protein activator LpoB has product MKKLAMIFAVLAVAMVAISCAGTSVKRVETDTVMDLSGRWNDTDSQLVSEQMVKEMLERPWLRRFLKETGKEPRVIVGDIRNKTDEHIEVETFRKDIERELTNSGDVRFVASKSEREEIRDERADMQEYSSETTAKKFKKESAADYMLKGVITSISDAAAGKKVIFYQIDLELFDTESNEKAWVGQKKIKKVIDKPGIGF; this is encoded by the coding sequence ATGAAGAAGTTGGCAATGATTTTTGCGGTACTTGCAGTCGCCATGGTGGCAATTTCATGCGCGGGAACATCCGTTAAAAGGGTGGAAACAGACACTGTTATGGACTTGTCCGGAAGGTGGAATGACACTGATTCCCAGCTTGTATCCGAACAGATGGTAAAAGAGATGCTTGAAAGGCCGTGGCTTAGAAGGTTCTTAAAAGAAACAGGAAAAGAACCAAGGGTAATAGTGGGCGACATCAGGAACAAAACGGACGAGCATATTGAAGTGGAAACATTCAGAAAAGATATTGAAAGGGAACTTACCAATTCCGGCGATGTGCGTTTTGTGGCCAGCAAATCGGAAAGGGAAGAAATAAGGGACGAACGCGCGGACATGCAGGAATATTCATCAGAAACCACGGCAAAGAAGTTCAAGAAAGAATCTGCCGCGGACTATATGCTTAAAGGCGTAATTACATCCATCTCTGACGCAGCTGCCGGCAAAAAGGTCATTTTCTATCAGATAGACCTTGAACTTTTTGACACGGAAAGCAATGAAAAGGCGTGGGTAGGGCAGAAAAAGATAAAGAAAGTAATAGACAAGCCGGGAATAGGATTCTAA
- the rimI gene encoding ribosomal-protein-alanine N-acetyltransferase: MDFYIKNVSKNDLAEILEIEKVCHARPWDEKAFNVEISKFFSALSFFFAARDKASDRLLGYIIADKIADYAHISNVAVAPEFRKNGIATGLLKQVERQVFAAGLSSLTLEVRENNEAALEMYKKFGYEIKGRRPKFYEDKYDGLIMWKRL; encoded by the coding sequence ATGGATTTTTATATAAAGAATGTATCCAAGAATGACCTTGCTGAAATACTGGAAATTGAAAAGGTATGCCACGCCAGGCCGTGGGATGAAAAAGCTTTTAATGTGGAAATTTCAAAGTTTTTCAGCGCCCTTTCATTTTTCTTTGCCGCCAGGGATAAGGCGTCAGACAGGCTTTTGGGTTATATAATTGCTGATAAAATTGCGGATTACGCACATATTTCAAACGTGGCTGTCGCGCCGGAATTCAGAAAAAACGGCATAGCCACAGGGCTTTTAAAGCAGGTGGAAAGGCAGGTGTTTGCTGCCGGGCTGTCTTCGCTGACCCTTGAAGTAAGGGAAAATAATGAAGCTGCGCTTGAAATGTATAAAAAATTCGGGTACGAAATTAAGGGCAGACGGCCTAAATTCTATGAGGATAAATACGACGGCCTTATAATGTGGAAAAGGCTTTAA
- the rsgA gene encoding ribosome small subunit-dependent GTPase A — protein MTLEQLGWNSRFEEDFEPFRKDGLNPARVIAEHRERYILHTGEAEIAGEVSGKFMFTAQTPSEYPKTGDWVAASVFPEESKAIIHSLVPRHTYFSRKAAGAKTVEQVMAANIDNIFIVQGLDNNYNPMRLLRYAASIEGTGISPVVVLNKSDLNPDAVQILEKTKELLRAIPVIGISTITGNHIDELKSFMRDGMTSVFVGSSGAGKSTIINSLAGKQVAETHEVREDDSRGRHTTVARQLYFIDNCGMVIDTPGIRELQLWDDDGKSAPEFDIVLKYAQNCRFKDCLHENEPGCAVKEAADKGLIPPEILKSYFKLKKEMEYTRSKIDEAAALERKQKEKKFGKYVKNVLKDIKEVKGR, from the coding sequence ATGACACTTGAACAACTGGGTTGGAACAGCAGGTTTGAAGAGGACTTTGAACCTTTCAGAAAAGACGGGCTTAATCCCGCGCGCGTAATAGCGGAGCACAGGGAAAGGTATATATTACACACCGGTGAAGCCGAAATAGCCGGTGAAGTATCGGGTAAATTTATGTTTACCGCGCAGACGCCTTCGGAATACCCAAAAACAGGCGACTGGGTCGCAGCATCCGTTTTTCCGGAGGAAAGTAAAGCCATAATACACAGCCTTGTGCCGCGTCACACTTATTTTTCCAGAAAAGCCGCAGGCGCAAAAACAGTTGAACAGGTTATGGCGGCAAACATTGACAATATCTTTATTGTCCAGGGGCTTGATAATAATTATAACCCCATGCGCCTGTTAAGATACGCGGCTTCAATTGAAGGTACGGGAATATCGCCCGTTGTTGTCCTTAACAAATCCGACCTTAATCCCGACGCCGTGCAGATACTTGAAAAAACAAAAGAACTTCTGCGCGCCATCCCTGTTATTGGAATAAGCACGATAACAGGTAATCACATTGACGAACTTAAAAGTTTCATGCGCGACGGCATGACATCCGTCTTTGTAGGGTCATCAGGCGCGGGTAAATCAACCATAATAAACAGCCTTGCCGGAAAGCAGGTCGCAGAGACGCACGAAGTCCGCGAGGACGATTCCAGGGGAAGGCACACAACTGTTGCCCGTCAGCTTTATTTTATAGATAACTGCGGAATGGTAATTGACACCCCGGGCATAAGGGAGCTGCAGCTTTGGGATGATGACGGAAAATCCGCGCCCGAATTTGATATTGTCCTTAAATATGCGCAGAACTGCAGGTTTAAAGACTGCCTTCACGAAAACGAACCGGGCTGCGCCGTTAAAGAGGCCGCGGATAAAGGATTAATACCGCCGGAAATATTGAAAAGTTATTTTAAGTTAAAAAAAGAGATGGAATATACACGGTCAAAAATTGATGAAGCCGCGGCGCTGGAAAGAAAACAAAAAGAAAAGAAATTCGGGAAATACGTCAAAAATGTTCTTAAAGATATAAAGGAAGTAAAAGGCAGATAA
- the cls gene encoding cardiolipin synthase has protein sequence MAELLDKLHISVLLLAELGLIFLVIISAWAIIHVIMYKRDSRSAASWLAVIILSPLFGAILYYLFGVNRIQRKASQLKRDRFFLSWLKPELGDTEYIRKRISYALPRKMPHNILDLIRSGDAVLATPLVPGNCVTVLENEAAFAAMLRGIRRAKKTITLQTYIFDNDRIGKLFVAALAEAVKRGVLVRVLIDNVGAHYSKPTIGMLLKEKKIPHAFFMKANMPISLLFYNLRSHRKIMAVDGQEAYIGGANIREQTGADGKVKLKDIHFMFRGPIASEFQKVFAEDWEFTTHEQLNGKGWVLPVKRKGTVHVRPVPGGPDRNLEKNMWVMMNAIANARKSIHIQTPYFIPDPQVISALSLAALQGIEVKILVPHSGNLKYVQWAMDGTLWRVIEKGCRVYRYDGVFDHSKIMTVDGLWSYVGSSNWDARSMRLNFEFDAECYDKELAHELDKIFLRKVADAHELTLVKSRSGPFIKRFRNNIARLFSPYL, from the coding sequence ATGGCGGAACTGCTGGATAAACTTCATATTTCTGTATTGCTGTTAGCGGAACTTGGGCTGATTTTCCTTGTCATTATTTCCGCCTGGGCGATTATACACGTTATAATGTATAAACGTGATTCGCGGTCAGCCGCGTCCTGGCTTGCCGTTATCATCCTTTCGCCGCTTTTTGGCGCGATATTGTATTATCTTTTTGGGGTCAATAGAATTCAAAGAAAGGCCAGCCAGTTAAAAAGAGACCGTTTCTTTTTAAGCTGGCTTAAACCGGAACTTGGCGATACGGAATATATCCGCAAAAGAATCTCATACGCGCTTCCCAGAAAGATGCCGCATAATATCCTTGATTTGATAAGAAGCGGGGATGCCGTGCTGGCGACGCCGCTGGTGCCGGGCAACTGCGTGACTGTCCTTGAAAACGAAGCTGCTTTTGCCGCTATGCTTAGGGGTATAAGGCGCGCTAAAAAAACAATAACATTGCAGACATATATTTTTGACAATGACAGAATAGGGAAACTTTTTGTGGCCGCGCTGGCAGAAGCCGTTAAAAGGGGCGTGCTGGTTAGGGTTCTGATAGACAATGTCGGCGCGCATTATTCAAAGCCCACCATAGGCATGCTGCTTAAGGAAAAAAAGATACCGCACGCTTTTTTTATGAAAGCCAATATGCCCATAAGCCTTCTGTTTTATAATTTAAGGTCGCACAGAAAAATAATGGCAGTGGACGGGCAGGAAGCGTATATCGGCGGGGCGAATATAAGGGAACAGACAGGGGCAGACGGCAAAGTAAAGCTTAAAGATATTCATTTTATGTTCAGGGGGCCTATAGCATCAGAGTTTCAAAAAGTATTCGCGGAAGACTGGGAATTCACAACGCATGAACAGCTTAATGGAAAAGGGTGGGTGTTACCCGTTAAGAGAAAAGGTACTGTTCATGTAAGGCCTGTTCCGGGCGGGCCTGACCGGAATCTGGAAAAAAATATGTGGGTGATGATGAACGCCATAGCAAACGCAAGAAAAAGCATTCATATTCAGACGCCTTATTTTATTCCGGACCCGCAGGTAATAAGCGCGCTTTCGCTTGCCGCTCTTCAGGGGATAGAAGTGAAAATACTTGTTCCCCACAGCGGCAATTTAAAGTATGTGCAGTGGGCTATGGATGGCACGCTGTGGCGTGTCATAGAAAAAGGGTGCCGCGTATACAGGTATGACGGTGTTTTTGACCATTCTAAAATTATGACGGTTGACGGGCTTTGGTCATATGTGGGGTCGTCCAACTGGGACGCAAGAAGCATGAGGCTTAATTTTGAATTTGACGCGGAATGTTATGATAAAGAGCTGGCGCATGAACTTGATAAAATTTTTCTGCGAAAAGTAGCGGATGCACATGAATTGACCCTTGTTAAATCAAGATCCGGCCCGTTTATTAAAAGGTTCAGAAATAATATTGCCAGGCTGTTCAGCCCGTACCTTTAA
- a CDS encoding serine protease — translation MRRVSCAVLFVLIFSFSLFAAGEYYTVKVNGIIDAANADYVINAIKQAKENNASAVILEMDTPGGMMKSMRTIIDAILSSEVPVISYVTPKGAHSASAGTFILLASHVAAMADGTNIGTASPIDLQGNKAAEKITNDSITYIKNLARINGRNEKWAEEAITKNSSISEKEALALKVIEYTASDLKSLLKQIDGKKIKAGAKEITLNTKDYVLKEVKMPFRNRFLHRLADPNIAYILFLVGIYGIIYELAHFGALIPGIMGAIAIVLGFIGFESVPINTAGIILIVLAVVLFIAEAMTPAFGALFGGGVVSMIIGSLILFPGREAGDFWAPSYFVIGTMVVLTAAFFALIVYLVVKAQKRKSIIGNKSTIGHNGVAQTEITQAGGIVNVGGEDWQAYSDEPVAAREVIEVIEEEGLKLKVKKIQRKKEDLK, via the coding sequence ATGCGCAGGGTCTCTTGTGCTGTTTTGTTTGTTTTAATTTTTTCTTTTTCTCTTTTTGCCGCAGGTGAATATTACACCGTAAAAGTTAACGGGATAATAGATGCCGCGAACGCGGATTATGTTATTAATGCAATTAAACAGGCAAAAGAAAATAACGCGTCCGCGGTTATACTGGAAATGGACACTCCGGGCGGCATGATGAAATCCATGAGAACTATTATTGACGCCATACTTTCAAGCGAAGTGCCGGTTATTTCATACGTTACGCCCAAAGGCGCGCACTCCGCTTCCGCGGGTACTTTTATACTTCTGGCATCGCACGTGGCGGCAATGGCGGACGGCACTAATATAGGCACGGCCAGCCCTATTGATCTGCAGGGCAACAAAGCCGCGGAAAAAATAACAAATGATTCAATTACATATATTAAGAATCTCGCCCGCATAAACGGGCGCAATGAAAAATGGGCGGAAGAAGCCATAACAAAAAATTCATCCATTTCAGAAAAAGAAGCGCTTGCGCTTAAAGTTATTGAATATACTGCATCTGATTTAAAGTCGCTTTTAAAGCAGATTGACGGCAAAAAAATAAAAGCAGGCGCGAAAGAAATTACACTTAACACAAAGGATTATGTCTTAAAAGAGGTAAAAATGCCTTTTAGAAACAGGTTTTTGCACCGCCTGGCTGATCCCAATATTGCTTACATTCTTTTTCTTGTCGGTATTTACGGCATAATTTACGAACTTGCGCATTTTGGCGCGCTTATTCCGGGAATAATGGGGGCTATCGCTATAGTGCTGGGTTTTATAGGTTTTGAAAGTGTCCCTATAAATACAGCGGGTATAATATTAATAGTACTTGCCGTGGTATTGTTTATCGCGGAAGCAATGACGCCGGCTTTTGGCGCGTTATTCGGAGGTGGAGTGGTGTCAATGATAATAGGGTCTTTAATTCTTTTTCCCGGAAGGGAAGCGGGTGATTTCTGGGCGCCGTCGTATTTTGTAATCGGGACAATGGTGGTTTTAACCGCTGCTTTTTTTGCTTTAATTGTCTATCTTGTGGTAAAAGCACAGAAGAGAAAATCAATTATCGGAAATAAAAGCACAATAGGGCATAATGGCGTGGCTCAGACAGAAATAACACAGGCGGGCGGTATAGTTAATGTGGGCGGCGAGGACTGGCAGGCGTATTCCGACGAGCCGGTTGCCGCGCGTGAAGTTATTGAGGTAATTGAAGAAGAGGGGCTTAAACTGAAGGTGAAAAAAATACAAAGGAAGAAGGAGGATTTAAAATGA
- a CDS encoding undecaprenyl/decaprenyl-phosphate alpha-N-acetylglucosaminyl 1-phosphate transferase has translation MEYFVIGTASFILGLILVPLAMKIAGVYGVVDKPGGNLKKHKKPVPYLGGLAIFLAFAIPVIAAKLILHQSIIGVVGIMAGATIMVVMGLIDDIKGLTPYVKLAVQLVTALIIIKVNMNIKFMDNNILNMMLTVIWVVGITNAMNLLDIMDGLAGGVAAAASVAFFIAAYLAGRTNNMIPAIALFGALCAFLVYNWKPAKIYMGDAGSLFLGFMMASLALNESYSKTNFVSVLSPLLILGVPIFDTFLVMMIRMGKGILPIYGSNDHTAQRLLVMGFSKQGAVLAMIGMTVLLSALAIAGTFMKINSATLLYLGVAVAGMMLAMLIASVDMKNYHKVVHKKR, from the coding sequence ATGGAATATTTTGTAATTGGAACCGCTTCTTTTATTCTTGGGCTTATACTTGTGCCGCTGGCCATGAAAATAGCCGGCGTATACGGCGTTGTGGACAAACCCGGAGGAAACCTTAAAAAACATAAAAAACCGGTGCCGTATCTGGGCGGGCTTGCGATATTTCTGGCTTTTGCCATACCGGTAATTGCCGCAAAGCTTATTCTGCACCAGTCGATAATTGGTGTTGTGGGAATAATGGCGGGCGCGACAATAATGGTGGTGATGGGACTTATTGACGACATAAAAGGGCTTACCCCTTATGTAAAGCTTGCGGTTCAGCTGGTAACCGCCCTTATAATTATAAAAGTAAACATGAACATAAAATTTATGGATAATAATATATTAAACATGATGCTGACCGTGATATGGGTTGTGGGAATAACCAATGCCATGAACCTTCTTGATATTATGGACGGCCTTGCCGGCGGGGTTGCGGCGGCGGCGTCTGTGGCGTTTTTCATAGCGGCGTATCTTGCGGGTAGGACAAATAATATGATACCCGCTATAGCACTTTTCGGCGCGTTGTGCGCTTTTCTTGTTTATAACTGGAAACCGGCAAAAATATACATGGGCGACGCGGGGTCGCTTTTTCTTGGTTTTATGATGGCGTCACTGGCATTAAATGAAAGTTATTCAAAGACAAACTTTGTATCTGTTTTAAGCCCGCTTTTAATTCTGGGTGTGCCTATTTTTGATACTTTCCTTGTAATGATGATACGTATGGGCAAAGGCATACTTCCTATTTATGGAAGCAATGACCACACCGCGCAAAGATTATTAGTGATGGGATTTTCAAAACAGGGCGCTGTGCTTGCTATGATTGGCATGACGGTTCTGCTGTCCGCGCTTGCCATAGCGGGTACTTTTATGAAAATCAATTCTGCCACGTTATTATATCTGGGTGTGGCGGTGGCGGGAATGATGCTGGCAATGCTGATAGCGTCGGTTGATATGAAAAACTACCATAAGGTCGTGCACAAGAAAAGATGA
- a CDS encoding MBL fold metallo-hydrolase, translated as MKIKVLGCYGGQLPEKHNSGFILNGELLIDAGTIALNSTIEEQRGIRNVLISHSHMDHIGGLPFFAVNIVSNKADTVKIAASEFTIDAIKKHLLNGVVWPDFTKIKNFGSQDIFSYMPVKENEWFELGGYKIKAVSVNHTVPTFGFLIGKDDHYIMYTGDTKTTDNIWAEAVKLGDKLKTVFAEISFPNDLKALAETSGHYVPKTLHEDLKKLGGLKPKIYVYHIKPEYFKKVKKELAAIPGLKVTPLQEKKEYTV; from the coding sequence ATGAAGATAAAAGTTCTGGGGTGTTATGGCGGGCAGTTACCGGAAAAACACAATTCGGGTTTTATTTTAAACGGGGAGCTTTTAATAGACGCGGGGACTATAGCGCTTAATTCAACCATTGAAGAACAGCGCGGTATACGCAATGTGCTTATTTCGCACTCGCACATGGACCATATCGGGGGGCTTCCGTTTTTTGCGGTAAATATTGTAAGCAATAAAGCGGACACGGTTAAAATTGCAGCGTCGGAATTCACAATTGACGCTATTAAAAAACACCTGTTAAACGGCGTGGTATGGCCGGATTTTACAAAAATAAAAAACTTTGGAAGTCAGGATATTTTTTCATATATGCCGGTAAAAGAAAATGAATGGTTTGAACTGGGAGGATATAAAATAAAAGCGGTTTCTGTTAATCATACGGTTCCCACTTTTGGATTCCTGATAGGAAAAGATGACCATTATATAATGTATACGGGGGACACAAAAACCACCGATAATATCTGGGCGGAAGCCGTAAAACTTGGCGATAAGCTTAAAACTGTTTTCGCGGAAATATCTTTTCCAAATGACCTTAAAGCGCTTGCGGAAACCAGCGGGCATTATGTGCCAAAAACGCTGCACGAGGACTTAAAAAAACTTGGCGGTTTAAAACCTAAAATTTACGTGTACCACATTAAACCGGAATACTTTAAAAAAGTAAAAAAAGAACTTGCCGCCATACCGGGGCTTAAAGTGACGCCTTTGCAGGAAAAAAAGGAGTACACAGTTTAA